GTCCGGCCTCAAGTCTAGATCATTCCCCAACACtcccccatatatatatatatatattaggggtgggcatagattaatttttttaatctagattaatctcactgtaattatgaaattaatctagattaatctagattaatctatatcaaaatggctcattcagaataggcacgatagcgaaataatgccgaaaaaaaccttggggtttcttaagacagatggcgcattagaccagagctcatctttttttccaaaatgcatctcatcttcaaaaaatggtcatgttgatacttggagatgaaaaaatcacagcaatatgtgtaaagtgtgtccaatatgttaggaagcatttacagttataagatactgaaatttcaaaatgaacagcgctataagttgtagaggcaaatacagataaatctaacaaacatttaggctatttaaacaatattacctcaacaattcagcatttcatttctaatggagagagagagagagagagagagagagagagagagagagagagaatctgccactgactgttaaaaggagcagcggctcctttaagagagggaggagctctgcgcgtagtaggcgcagccctcagcagagccaggctactggatatgcctatctagaacctacagcactggcacacggcgatttgacagttgttctcagagttagaatgccagatgagttacaactcgacatgaattcagtttgcaaaaaaaaaaaaagtcaagcgcgacaaccgcgaggtttattaccgtcggacatgagaatatctcactgaatcgcaaatgtgcgcgattgcaacacaaacattcagcaataggcctagatattgacagtttcagtttgacaatcttcaaaatgcataggactatcacacggaatgttttgcaattatagcacaggcaagatttctggaagttgtttatgtattctatgcaatgcgtgaggaaatgtaggctatgtcgggctggtagcttctcacacacaataatgtctctctatgcttcacctcaaacaataaagtctctttagtctaccacttatgaaaaaacactcaaacaacaactaccacggcagagggattaatgttttcagctgcaaacacttcatatttagtaggtctgctgaaacaacaggtggagagaggagaagcgactggagcgcagtctaaaagcctctgtcaattaaacgctatggtgacgtgcatacccaaactccaaacctatattttgagaatagattaacgtgcgatattttctttatcgcgcgacaagagtctcacattatcgcagcacgttaacgccgataacggcccaccactaatatatatatatatatatatatatatacatatatacacacacacgagagagagagagagagagagagagagagagagagagagagagagagagagagagagagagagatagagagagagagagagagagagagagaaacttgacAAAGTAATACCTGGCACTCTGTCGTCGTCCTGCTGGTCGTCTCTCTTCTGAGCGTTGTCTGCCAGGATCTCATCCAGCTCGTCATCACTGATGGGCTCGTACTCCTCTCCTCCCGACACCATGGAGCCGCCATCCTCccccttgtcttcctcctcttctgaaACACAACCAGGGATGGGAATAATGTTAAGTTTAGCAAGAAAGCCTGACAAGTTTCAGACTAATTCAGACAAGAACGTCGCATTTTTAAAGTTCAGGGGGCCTCACAATATTTCCCAAACAAACCACAGCAGTGACAAATAGTTATTAAATGTCTTGATGACAGCCGATTGGGACGTTTGCCTGTTACTGCCTGTTTTTTTTAAGTGGAAGCACTTAAATTTGCCCATTATCCATCTCATGCTTACCATCGTGACTATCACCCTTCTCATTTTCGCCGGTCATGTTGGGAGGGTGTGCGCTGTCCGCAGGCTTGTCAGCGTCCATGGCGACAGGTTCTCGTGGCAAGAGGGGCTCGTAGTCTCCTCCGCGCTCCATGCGTCCGTCTCCTCTGCCTTTGGGCTCCCcatgggggtgagggtggggatgggggtgggagtgaggatgagggtgggggtgaggatggggatgaggatgagggtgggggtgaggatggggatggggatgggggtgcgccATGGGATCAAAGGGGagcatcctctccctctcacccatCCCCCGCTCcatgcgctccctctctctctccctgtctcgttccctctctcgctccatcctctccctctcccggtgCTCGCGCTCCCTCTCAGCCCGCTCTCGCTCGCGTTCCCGCTCCAGCCTCTCGTGCACGACGCCCGCAAATATCCCCTCGGGGAGCAGGCGTTCCCTGTCCCTCTGTTCCCTGAGGTCCCTGGGCTCGCGCTCCCGGATGGGCTCGCGGTTGGCCCCCCGGTGCGGTAGCAGGGGCTCGCGGACGCCCATGCGTGGGGGACCCCAGTCCCTCTGCATTTGCGGGGgcggctgttgctgctgctgctgctgctgctgctgatgttgcgGGTCCCAGTCTCTCTGTTGGTgcgggtgagggtgagggtgtgggtgagggtgagggtgagggtgtgggtgtgggtgggggtgcggCGGCTGGTGCGGGTGCTGGTGCGGATGCTGGGGTAGCATGCCCACGGGAGCCAGGCCAAGCAAGGGGGCCTGTTGGGGTCGAGGCTCCTTGCGGTCACGGTCAAAGACGTCGCGGACGTCTCGTTCGCGCTCCGGGATGCCAACGCGGTCTCCACGCGCCTCCCGCTCGCGCTCACGGCTGTCGTAGGAGCCGGCTCGGGAGCGCGCCTGCCGCTCCGACTCGGGGGAGCTGCGGCGTGAGCTGTGGCTTCGGGAGTCCTGCCGGTCTGGAGAGGAAACACATGGGAGAAGAAAAGGAATATTAGAAAGGTCGCTGCGCTCccagcgaattcgctttggtcactTTATTCGCTGACCCTCCACAGACAGGCAATGACCTCCGtcactcaggtagcgtaggtcacTCTTAGTGTACACATAGCTTGACACAGGTAAACTTCAACACTGGTACAAaactgtgtgcaatgtgtgtgaatgcagaaAAGATGCGGTGCGGGCCTCACCTGATGAAGTGCTGCGGCTGGGTTCTCCCCTCCTCAGCTGGTCGATGCGAGACTTCCTCTCTGCTCCCATGGGCTCATTCCCCACCACTCTTTCCCGGTCGCGCTCCCTTTCCCGCTCCCTCTCTcggtccctttctctctcgcgctccctctctcgttctctttgtctctccgttTCCCTCTCGCGCTCCcgttcccgctctctctctcgctgctccctctctctttcccgggCGGCGTTGCCCACCGGCGGTCGTCCGCCCCCTCTGCGTCCTCTGGGTGCCGTGGGGTTCTCGTCGCGGTGTGCGTCTCCGGGAGGGGTGCGCAGTCTCCGGGACGGGGGCCGACCCACGGGGAGACCCGGAGGGTTACCCAGTACGCTGCCTCCTACAACGCCGCCACGCACCACCACGGCTGGGTGAGGCTCCATGCCTGGGACGTTAGGCAACAGGGGCTTGCGGAGCAGGTGCTGGGGCAACAGAGGCTGCAGAGGGGTGGGCAGGAGCATGGGGGGGTCTGGGAGTAATGGGGCGATTGGGGGGTCTGTCCTACCCCGTCCAAGCCTGCGACTGGGTAGCGCCTCGGCTGGGAGAAGGGTCCTGGGTTCGGGCAGGGGAAGGGTGACTGGAGgcggaggtggtgggggtgggggaggaagaggtgCCACCGTCTCTCCGCGCTCGGGCACGTCCTCGTCCGACCAATCGCTGAGTGGCAAGGGGAGAGGGGAGCGCTGCTGATTGGCCGCCAGCTGCCTCTGGGAGAGCAGGTCCTCCTTGTTGATTGGTGGAGGGGTGCGGGGGCCGCGTCTCCGCTTGCTGCTGGGGGGGTGGTGGCCGCCGGCTGCCGCGGGGTCGTCCTCGGAGGCGTCCGAGTCAGCTCCACGGGAGCGCTTGCGCTTCTTGTCCAGGGCTTTCTTCTTGGGGAccttttagattagattagattcaactTAATTGTTATTACACAAggatacaaaacaacacaaaatggTTTATAGTCAGAGACGGTAACcctagaaaatctttggtttTATACATAAATTAATTCATCAACATTTTTAGGGTGCATCTTTAAGTAGGGTATCCATGCAAGTCTTACTACACAAATTCCCTGATGAGAATGCTATTGGAGACGCTATAATCAGTTACTCAATATGTTGCAGTGCCTTGTGATGTATTACCGTGCGAACACACCGGTGTCAACAAGGTaaggcgacagagaatcgctggactgtgtagcaagagcAAAATGAGCGATATAAGCGACAGAGTATGACCGCtacaagcagaatgcaagcattcagtcagagagaggttccattggcccattgtttccgggttctattattgggggggaaatccccctttaggcagacctaggcagacctgaggactgttctattcaatgctaggagcattatgacacgcccctttaggcagaccggaacctggtcatgttaggtgcccatagaaacctattatgttggcatatctctatacttaaagaatctctgattcagTCATTCCAATTGTCGACTTCCGTCGCTGTAGTCACTCAAGTCgcacctggaccccgtttctcgacagtgtcgtagctaactagttagcaacttagtaagttgccaatgggaaatttcattgcaatcaagtaagttgctaacttagttcgCAATGACACTCAAGAAACGGCtgctggtctattcgtgccaatATGTGTACTATGTATTGTGTCTACCTTCATTGAGATCAATAAAGACCTTGTGCTCTAGTCTGCTGGAGCTACTGTACCTTGCGAGGGGAcatgaggggtggtggtggggtttccGAGGGGGGGATGTTGCTGGAGGTCGGAGGCTCGGGGTTGAAGCGCTCCTCTCGTCCCCCGGCTCCtaatcctccacctcctccgctagctctctcctcctccctcctgttcTTCTTCTGGCCCTTCTTCTGCCCTTTAGTCTTCTTCTTGGCCTCCTCGTGCAGCACTGGTGGTTCCCTGTCGCGGTCCCGGTCCCTCTCCTCGGCTGCTGGGGGAGCGCTAGCTGGGGGGCTGCCGTCGCGGTCCTTGCGGTCCCCTCCTCTGCGGGTGTCGGGGCCAGTTGACGATGACGAAGCGCCACCACCGTCCTGGTCGCCACCGCGCCGGTCAGATGCTGCGCTGCCTCCACTGCCGCCGCTACCTCGGGCATCTTCGTGGGCGCGACCACGGGCGTCCTTCTTCTCGCCGCCACGCCGGTCCTCCTCTTTCCAGCGCGAGGGCTTGTCGTCGGCTGACGCGGTGCGGACAGGGGAGCGGGCGGGGTCGGCCGCGGGACGCACCACCTGGCTCAGGAGACGGTGCTTATCACCTGCGCAAGTAGATGCAGAAGACCAAACCAAGGTTGAGCAGTTCAGAAATAACAGCCATGCTTCTGTTTGACAATATGCAATAgatacttttactgtaatattaaattatgtgtataaggtctttgtgtatgtttggatttgtgtatttatgcaagCTGACAGACagcttaatttccttcaggattaataaaagtactcgactctactctacagATACCAAGATGTGAATGTGTCATCTTTGGGGGATCGAAATAGGTGTACATTTCTTCGGACTACCATTCTGCAACCATCATAGAGAGGGAGTATCAGAACTAGATGAATGCATGCCATCTTGGTTGACTGGACACAGCAGTATATACACCATGTGAATTCAACGAATACGCTTTGCATCCTGACTTCATCAATAGCTAGCCTGGATTTGTGTGGCACAACAACTCCAGGGAGGGTATACTAagaagtagtaaaccaggttaagttcaccTTGCTgtagtagaggtaaatcatccaatagaagaAGTCCTCAGTTGTTAACTAAATGATGCCAGCAAGTATGTATATCTATTAACAGGTTTTCTTGATTgcaatcagttctcgaattctcaaaactctacacacaaatctccaaacctcacacacaaaggGCAGAACTCTTCattacctctgaaaaatgcacgtcttgtctcaaaacaatgtactctcttctaaaaagctaattttgttctcaaatgacacacacaagtagtCATTTTAATACCATCTTATgggaaccattgaacactaatatgcacaaggtaaaactctatactcaacttggcacacagtagaaacttattttcctcAGTggtctacttactaaagagggtatttttctgtagtaaaatactgaaatattgtttttagacttggagtacacatatgtgtgtatattttacatatatttctgacatttaatttgcaataatttattgtaaaatattgggtaaccatatgaaagtgatctcttttataacatattttggagttcaaaaactaaagaaatgtgttttctcactgcatccactcatcaatatcacatgcaatgtgtgtccttatggggtgatgatttcagattgtaaaccggtatgaagagagtttgcccatgtgatgaggaagtgaatatAGTATGGtaattgattttagtattttgaatggcagtgtgttcaatgcgacaaccagggtttttcttcatgaaaattgtgtgtaattcagagaattgtgtgtagtggtctgaaaagagtgtgtttgaacactaagcacaattccttctttacactcacatttcagtgttCAGTGACCTTGGTTAggagagttgggaaatgggtgagatgttccgagaattgtgtgtgaagtatcagaaattgtgtgtaagcaatcgagaaaaactgtaacaggtTTACCACTTTCTGTAGGTTAACAATGCCTGATTTATTACTTAACCATGTTTTTAGTATACCCCCCCAGTTGAACCCCCTTGTGTTACCTGTTTGAGGAACACACAGACCTTTCTCTTCAGCGCTGTTGTAGCCATCACTGTCAGCTGGACTAGCTTCCCGGGCACGCTTTGGAGATGGGCGAGGGCTGGGGGTGTTTTCGGTTACCCTGTGCCTCTTCCGACTGTTaaacacaaaaacatgaaaatgctTACCTCCTGGCAGGTTCAAGAAGTGTTTATTTTTTCCATACAGAGGTAGAGGTGATTACCGTAATACAACcaatacaacacattttttaaaatgacaaatGTGGGAAATATTTGGCAAGAAAAAGAACTTCCAGACCTCCTCCTTACCTGGGTTTGCGCTCCTCGTGAGAGTCTCTGACAGAGCGGTCATCTCTGGGTTCCTCCCTCCTGTCTCTgcgctcctctcttcccttctccctctccctctcctcccactctctctgtcgtTCCCGCTCTCTTTGCTCCCTCTCCCGTTCCCTCTCCTTcctttcacgctctctctccctctccctctcctcccgttccctctctcgctcttcccgttccctctccctctctcggtcttcgcgctccctctctcgctctctctccctctccctctcccggtctcgttctctgactctttctctttCGCGCTCCGCTTCCCGTTCCCGATCTCTGCCTTTGTCcttgtctttctccttctctctctccctctcgcgctccctctctctctcccgggccCGGTCGTCTCTGCGGTCGTCCCCTCTGTCCGTTCCCCTGCTGCGCTCGTCCCTGCGATCATCACGCTCCGGCTCTTCTCCGCGACTCTGGTGGCGACCAGCGGGAGAAGATGCTCTCGTGTCTggtcacacaaacaaaaacatccaGCCCATAGAATTAGACTTTTCATGCATCATTCATTGCAGTAaataagggcggaattctcccacccgcttaagtcaaaaaaagtgcttaacagcgcctccgcggttactcaagtctgtgattaagcggggtttacgcgcgattttaccagttgcgcactttgggtgggaccaggccaaaatcagggagtttcgcatgtaaatgaatcctaagcgtattctcccgtgcacttaagcgcgtttgcctttacgcgcatcaaagggctgtagtaaggtcaagcgccactatgaggtaaaatgtaatattgcatttgatgctcgcttggctcgcattttgaacatgttacacggtatgctttgttgatgttccttaggGTCAGcatgagtccaaatcgaaattcattcacagttccacataaacatcctacattaattgtgacaaaatatgaccacctgcccagagcatgttctcatatcggtgaacttacaaacaaaagcaggtaattaattaatcagtatgaggatcatcatgtctccacggacggtaaccaaaaccaaaaacaccttgttgcaggttgcaccatgcaaaagtaggctaaattgacaaggcacgtcagactaaagaccgctgttccagtcgtcctcacagccacccaaagtatgcctattcaaaaacaaccttcacaatttttactatgttgtagccacgacgttaagtaaagggtttttatttcaactcctccagatttattggaactcgtgcatatgtgcatgtaacctattaaactttctgaactgatgcccaacatacaaaaccaccacatactgaggtaggctgcaggttgtcctatctgtttttgtagggcagaaaatatttcctgaatgtcattacagctaaacgtaaaaggtaggcctacatatcagagcatgtctttggcatttcccttctggtctctattacaccccatcagctgcgcgtttaagtcctggcttggcattgcatgcccatgtccaattaattctcatgtctgcgacagaatatagcctaaagtctccgttttttcatgacgaccgatttccttgttcattcttcagtaTGCATGTGGCCTAAgcgtaatatgctgacggacagctgagatccacatatttccaattattttaatgtcacgttgctgtacagagaagcggagaaacacttttaaaagtcagcaaatgggcctactatgtgtttgtttaaatgtgggaatgatcagcattttaaatcactttttgatttccggaattgtccaggcaacacgccaaaatcaatttttaacaaaacgtttaatcatgtttattatttcaatcaacctgttgcgcaccaaaacgctcagctgagttcccgcgaatgggacacatcgcgtttccatctcaatatctcacctccaatacttgcattgtgcttgtgaaaaggagcggaggttagattttgaaacgcttttgcaagaggacttttggcacgtggttttaaattcaaagttaaagttcagtgttggatctcaatggactgccgaggttttcacacggttgatctgaaaatccatgcgccatagtttctttgtagccacaactgatgaacttggcggagactcatccccccatttagcatatatcacgcctatgttgggctacgcgctgtttttctgagttaagcgcgaggggtgtggcgacgttccagaggggagaatacgcgcaagataagaccgcgtaaaatatgcgtgcgtaaaaccgacttaagtggagacgggagaattccgccctaaattATTTAATTGACAAATCTACGATCGTGGTTGACTTTATTACAACGATCACCGTGCCCCTGAAGTGGACATTGTTGGTGTAGTAAGTTGCAAGTCAGTTGTGTAACGACGGTTTGGGTTGACCCAAATATTGCCAATATAAGCAGTGAGagctggggcctcatgtacaaagacttccgtagatttcctaccgcgcctgaaaatcttaaatgtatcagtccatgcataaacaggttttcctgccgatgtctgatttcacatgaaattttgtacacatgcattttttcatgctaagtcagtattagtacatctgaaaatgtttgtGGAAAGTTACTTACAGAGCTTTTTTTGTGCGCaagtaagttttgtacatgaggccttTGGGTTGGTAATAAGTGCCTTGAGAGCAAGGTTGAAAGAGGCTCTCACATAATCATTTTCCCCCACTTAAACTTGTGGTTCTACTTAATATACAGCAACAGGTCTGAAATGAGTCTCACCTCTGTCCCGGTTGTCCCTGCGTTCGCGTTCATTCTGTCCATTCCTGCGGTCGTATGAAGAGTCCCGGGCGGTGTCTCGGGccgtctctcctgtcctctgccgcTCGTTTCCGTAGCGATCGGTGGCACGATCTGTGGAGCGGTCCGTGGAACGATCGTTTCCTCGTTCGCTAGTCTTGCTGTCGCTGCCGCGCTCCGAGCCCCTCTCAGCACTCCGCTCTCGCCCACCGCTCCTCGACTCCCAGCTGTCATGGCCTCGGTCGCTAGGAGACGCTCGTGACCCCCGAGAAGAACCTGCAACATGCAACGTACGTGATCTCACCATAACAACCCACCCTTTCATCTAAAAACAGGTGCTGGATATCAttttactgaaaaaaataaaacttagCTACATATCTGCAGTTTATGTGATCTTGATTGACTAACTAATCTAACTAATGTATTGATAAAGACAATCAACGTAAATTATTCCACCCAGTGAAAGATTGTTAATTggatggagaaagaaaaaaatgtggcaTAGGTTGACACACATGAGTGCTCACCTTTCTCCGAGGGCTCTGCTGCACGCGTTCTCCCTCGGCCCGTCCTCTCTGCACGCGTCTCTGTCCTCGCCTCCGCCCgagcctctcctcttccctcctcccggCTACTGTGACCCTTCCCAAAACTCCCACGATCCTCCTGGGCAGCCGAATCCTCCTTCCTGTCCCCGCGCTCacgctcccgctctctctccctttccctctctcgatctctatccctgtctctctctcgctccctctcccgctccctctctcgttccctctccctctccctctcgggaGGTGGATCTCGTGCAGAGCGCGTCTCGCTGCGGGAGGAGTCTGCTCGTGAGGAGGAGGAGTCCTTGGTGTCTTGTCGGCTGTGTGCGGGGCGTTCTTCGCGGGTGTCTCTGCGGtctctggtgctgctgctggtggtggcggcggcgtcTCGGCGGTCGCGGCTGTCCCGGGACTCGCGTTCGTCTCGGCCGTCTCGGGAGCTGCTCTGCTCCGCCTCGTAGTCCCGATCTCGGTCGTCACGGCCACCGCTGCCGCCCTCCTTCTCACGCCGGCCGCGGGAGTCTGGCGGAAATCAAGACATTCGTGATTACAGAGAAACGGTCCTTTGAAAAGGTGTATGAAGCTGACAAAGCGTCCGTCTCGTGATACAGGCATGCCAACTCAAAACGTTGTTGAGAAGATGAATGTTGCCAACATGGCATGTTAACGTTTCAGCATCTCTGCGCCTGTGTCATAATGTACAGGCTCAAATTACACGACTCCCAATTTTGTGTCCGCTGCATATGACTGACAACTATTTTGACGAGTCGATACAGAGTTTGATAACTACGATTTGCGATTGCCGGCTGTTGGAAACGgtaaaattctatcttagaacatcgGTCACGACGAGGAAATGTTGCTAATCAATCGCTTGCAATGGTCCagcggggtaacgttccaccaatTGTTGTAAGGGGGCGGCCAagagtcatgtagtttgagcctggtaCTATAACAGTAAAGTTATAGTATGAACAGTTACGTAATAGGTTTCTAGTTAAGTATAATACTTGACAAGTTATTGTAATATTAACATTCAGGTTGCTCAAATCTTTACCATCTCTGCGCTCTCGGTCATGCCGCCTCTCCTGCTGCTGAGGACTCCTGTCCCGCTCCGctcgccctcctctctctctgccctgggaGTGGCGTCGGCCTCCGGGGCTCCCTCGCCGCTGTCCCTGGGGAGAGGAGCCTCCACGGGGAGTGAGGGGCGAGC
The Engraulis encrasicolus isolate BLACKSEA-1 chromosome 12, IST_EnEncr_1.0, whole genome shotgun sequence DNA segment above includes these coding regions:
- the zc3h13 gene encoding zinc finger CCCH domain-containing protein 13 isoform X2 encodes the protein MSKIRRKVTVENSKTISDSSASTTTPSRRPSVFERLGPSTGGNAAETHCRNWLKTGNCSYGNTCRYTHGTQPRGKGFSGTFSRSAERPTGDLRERMKNKRQDVDADAQKREPEEPTSPTTTRKRDSSRGRHREKEDIKITKERTPASEEETADWEANREDSDNGDYDYELSLEMKRQKIQHELMKLEQENMDKREDIVIKKEDSSSKTRTGSTSKGSPERGSSKGSPSSRKSSGSPKYKASGKGSAKKEKSSSSSVISSPVSDQARAEEPETRFSKGSHGKKKGPRTPSPPPPAPVEVHPVGKKHKGKHKNKEKSEDRAKEGKDRGRDTEKHKEKKEKRRDRSESSHQAKRSVTSEERSGSVSSPSRDLSPLARRKSPSSPKASSQKAPASASPHRSRSSPIRQQRSPSPPPPGRHHSPSSHSVSRSSPQRHSPSPTPHRRNRSPPSPSPSYSRSDARAPAASSSSPPPSSSNARGSRSPLTPRGGSSPQGQRRGSPGGRRHSQGRERGGRAERDRSPQQQERRHDRERRDDSRGRREKEGGSGGRDDRDRDYEAEQSSSRDGRDERESRDSRDRRDAAATTSSSTRDRRDTREERPAHSRQDTKDSSSSRADSSRSETRSARDPPPERERERERERERERERERDRDRDRERERERERERERGDRKEDSAAQEDRGSFGKGHSSREEGRGEARAEARTETRAERTGRGRTRAAEPSEKGSSRGSRASPSDRGHDSWESRSGGRERSAERGSERGSDSKTSERGNDRSTDRSTDRATDRYGNERQRTGETARDTARDSSYDRRNGQNERERRDNRDRDTRASSPAGRHQSRGEEPERDDRRDERSRGTDRGDDRRDDRAREREREREREREKEKDKDKGRDREREAERERERVRERDREREREREREREREDREREREREEREREREERERERERERKEREREREQRERERQREWEEREREKGREERRDRREEPRDDRSVRDSHEERKPSRKRHRVTENTPSPRPSPKRAREASPADSDGYNSAEEKGLCVPQTGDKHRLLSQVVRPAADPARSPVRTASADDKPSRWKEEDRRGGEKKDARGRAHEDARGSGGSGGSAASDRRGGDQDGGGASSSSTGPDTRRGGDRKDRDGSPPASAPPAAEERDRDRDREPPVLHEEAKKKTKGQKKGQKKNRREEERASGGGGGLGAGGREERFNPEPPTSSNIPPSETPPPPLMSPRKVPKKKALDKKRKRSRGADSDASEDDPAAAGGHHPPSSKRRRGPRTPPPINKEDLLSQRQLAANQQRSPLPLPLSDWSDEDVPERGETVAPLPPPPPPPPPPVTLPLPEPRTLLPAEALPSRRLGRGRTDPPIAPLLPDPPMLLPTPLQPLLPQHLLRKPLLPNVPGMEPHPAVVVRGGVVGGSVLGNPPGLPVGRPPSRRLRTPPGDAHRDENPTAPRGRRGGGRPPVGNAAREREREQRERERERERERETERQRERERERERERDRERERERERDRERVVGNEPMGAERKSRIDQLRRGEPSRSTSSDRQDSRSHSSRRSSPESERQARSRAGSYDSREREREARGDRVGIPERERDVRDVFDRDRKEPRPQQAPLLGLAPVGMLPQHPHQHPHQPPHPHPHPHPHPHPHPHPHPHPHQQRDWDPQHQQQQQQQQQQPPPQMQRDWGPPRMGVREPLLPHRGANREPIREREPRDLREQRDRERLLPEGIFAGVVHERLERERERERAEREREHRERERMERERERDRERERERMERGMGERERMLPFDPMAHPHPHPHPHPHPHPHPHPHPHPHPHSHPHPHPHPHGEPKGRGDGRMERGGDYEPLLPREPVAMDADKPADSAHPPNMTGENEKGDSHDEEEEDKGEDGGSMVSGGEEYEPISDDELDEILADNAQKRDDQQDDDRVPGPLDVIDVDWSSLMPKQKQEPRAPGAALLRFTPGAVLLRAGVSRRLAGPQLMARVKEVCKGELDDPKDAERLFEHDLGALNMAALNRRVERASLLRNLGSSCKALSARRDIAIRKQLLKNEKGTTKQLYTGPPVGENDLLQLGVRLFKKALASSETAERAAQSGASTTPSASTSAPTPPPPPEVCVS